In Candidatus Poribacteria bacterium, one genomic interval encodes:
- a CDS encoding DNA-directed RNA polymerase subunit alpha: MIRSELEMPERLKTDTESLRPDYAKYTAEPFERGFGTTLGNSLRRVLLSSIKGAAITAVQIEQVKHEYATIPGVLEDVVQIILNLKEVRLNISTDDPMELTLKAEGSGEVTAADIRPNAHVEIINPDQHIATLDECEGLDIEIHAQTGRGYSLAEEHRTLGQNIGLIPVDAKFSPVEKVNFWVEETRVGDMTNFDKLNLEVWTDATITAKEAVTRAASILLQQLELFTEFDENYVEPEPEIDEAKLRRNRYLAKPVSELELSVRASNCLETANIKTIRELVAKEEKDMLEYKNFGRTSLNEIKEQLANMGLQLGMDPDDMDDADIGEDDLEQAALQS; this comes from the coding sequence ATGATAAGGTCCGAGCTAGAAATGCCGGAGCGGCTAAAAACTGACACTGAATCCTTACGGCCCGACTACGCAAAATATACCGCTGAACCTTTCGAGCGCGGATTTGGAACAACTCTCGGTAATTCACTACGCCGAGTCCTTCTTTCCTCAATTAAAGGCGCAGCGATCACGGCTGTTCAAATCGAACAGGTAAAACACGAGTATGCCACAATTCCCGGAGTACTGGAAGACGTGGTACAGATTATTCTTAACCTCAAAGAGGTTCGGCTGAACATCTCAACAGATGATCCGATGGAACTTACATTGAAAGCCGAAGGATCCGGCGAAGTCACCGCTGCTGACATCCGTCCCAACGCACACGTTGAGATTATAAACCCTGACCAGCACATCGCAACACTCGACGAATGCGAGGGGTTAGATATAGAGATCCACGCCCAAACAGGTAGAGGATACTCACTTGCCGAAGAACATAGAACGTTAGGACAGAACATCGGGTTAATCCCTGTCGACGCGAAATTTTCACCCGTTGAGAAAGTCAACTTCTGGGTAGAGGAAACGCGCGTCGGCGATATGACAAACTTTGATAAACTTAACCTCGAAGTCTGGACAGATGCAACCATCACAGCAAAGGAAGCTGTTACGCGCGCTGCCAGTATCTTGCTACAACAACTTGAACTGTTTACAGAATTCGATGAAAACTACGTTGAACCCGAACCTGAGATTGACGAGGCAAAACTACGGCGAAACCGATACCTCGCCAAGCCTGTCTCCGAACTTGAACTCTCTGTCCGAGCCAGCAACTGCCTCGAAACCGCAAACATTAAGACCATACGCGAACTCGTCGCAAAAGAGGAAAAGGATATGTTGGAATACAAGAATTTTGGGCGAACTTCGCTCAACGAAATCAAAGAACAACTTGCCAACATGGGACTTCAACTCGGAATGGACCCAGATGATATGGACGACGCAGACATCGGTGAAGATGATTTAGAGCAAGCCGCCTTACAATCATAA
- the rplQ gene encoding 50S ribosomal protein L17, whose protein sequence is MRHRKRGRKLGRTTSHRKALFRNQATALFEHEQIRTTIPKCKELRRVAEKLITLAKRGDLNARRQAAKMLYGTNLHYKPGRGENPTALDKQAVLRKLFDDIAPRYQDRNGGYTRIIRGELRKGDGTQMGYIQLV, encoded by the coding sequence ATGCGTCATAGAAAACGCGGCAGGAAATTGGGACGGACGACAAGCCATCGAAAGGCTCTTTTTCGCAACCAAGCCACTGCCCTATTTGAACACGAGCAAATTCGGACAACGATTCCTAAATGTAAGGAACTCCGCCGAGTAGCTGAAAAATTAATCACACTCGCGAAACGGGGGGACTTGAACGCACGGCGCCAAGCCGCAAAAATGCTTTACGGGACAAACTTGCACTATAAACCCGGCAGAGGTGAAAACCCTACGGCACTTGATAAGCAGGCGGTCCTACGCAAACTCTTCGATGACATCGCACCCCGCTACCAAGATCGGAACGGTGGATACACGCGTATCATCAGAGGCGAACTCCGAAAAGGCGATGGAACACAGATGGGCTATATCCAACTTGTTTAA
- a CDS encoding sigma-70 family RNA polymerase sigma factor has protein sequence MEAFSLIFKKYYPIVYARVARMMRNHPDPAVDAEDIAQETFIQAFKKRNEVREPEKLLGWLLRIAKNLTLNEIRDAERRRQAGNSPLESLDSLSIGEREARYATSLAEINTERAEVERDMKAKLLRLLQGKDRKVVAFMHDGFTIQEIAEAIDATPDAVQKRSERIRKWLIPIARNLEALVDCLPEKKDRWIIERYLDGQPLSEIAQAIGLSRSAVEQTVKCVIAQWKKAAKQNSMDPVSAIVNNSG, from the coding sequence ATAGAGGCATTCTCACTGATTTTCAAAAAGTATTATCCAATTGTCTACGCTCGCGTTGCCAGAATGATGCGGAATCATCCCGATCCCGCTGTAGATGCCGAGGATATCGCGCAGGAAACCTTTATCCAAGCCTTCAAAAAGAGGAACGAAGTCCGAGAACCGGAAAAATTGTTAGGGTGGTTGCTAAGGATCGCGAAAAACTTAACGCTGAATGAAATTAGAGATGCAGAGCGGCGAAGGCAAGCAGGAAATTCACCACTTGAATCACTTGACAGTCTTTCTATCGGCGAAAGAGAGGCACGCTACGCGACATCTCTCGCGGAAATCAATACCGAACGAGCTGAAGTAGAGCGGGATATGAAAGCAAAACTCCTCCGTCTCCTCCAAGGTAAGGACCGAAAGGTTGTAGCGTTTATGCATGACGGATTCACCATCCAAGAGATAGCGGAAGCGATAGACGCAACACCCGATGCAGTTCAGAAAAGATCGGAACGCATCCGCAAGTGGTTGATACCTATCGCACGCAATTTAGAAGCATTGGTGGACTGCCTTCCCGAAAAGAAAGACAGATGGATTATAGAACGGTACTTGGATGGACAACCTCTCTCGGAAATTGCGCAAGCAATTGGTCTTTCTCGTTCTGCCGTTGAGCAGACAGTGAAATGTGTAATAGCACAGTGGAAGAAAGCTGCAAAGCAAAATTCCATGGATCCTGTTTCCGCAATTGTTAACAACAGCGGATAA
- a CDS encoding CDP-alcohol phosphatidyltransferase family protein, giving the protein MIANAVTFLRLFLTVVVVALFNVNYYLDIGLIVTIAGIFILDVVGGIIARKCNQTTKLGTILDTVVNRSVENTFWIYFTVTGLIPLWMPITVLARGFFTDNLQQCIQLSTTGWAHILTRSRTIHALYDIAKMSTFLCLAGISAFKPENPVIELTSIILATGTIGFCILRGIPLFIETCKIFTVNPQ; this is encoded by the coding sequence ATGATAGCAAACGCAGTAACGTTCCTAAGGCTTTTTTTAACCGTCGTAGTGGTGGCACTATTCAACGTAAACTATTATCTTGACATAGGACTGATTGTAACAATCGCCGGTATCTTTATACTTGATGTTGTTGGTGGAATCATCGCCCGCAAATGTAACCAGACAACCAAGTTAGGAACCATCCTTGATACCGTAGTAAACAGAAGTGTTGAAAATACTTTCTGGATTTATTTTACAGTAACTGGTTTGATTCCGTTATGGATGCCTATTACGGTCCTCGCTCGCGGTTTTTTCACAGATAACTTACAGCAGTGTATCCAACTATCAACAACTGGATGGGCACACATTTTAACCCGTTCTCGGACAATCCATGCACTTTACGACATCGCCAAAATGAGTACTTTCCTTTGCCTCGCAGGCATTAGTGCTTTTAAACCTGAGAATCCCGTGATAGAACTAACAAGTATAATACTCGCTACTGGCACCATTGGCTTTTGTATCCTCCGCGGGATTCCGCTATTCATAGAAACATGCAAAATTTTCACTGTTAACCCACAATAA
- a CDS encoding transporter, translated as MKSQATFLTNALLIFTFVALTYGDTPKQIRPDSHAPIGVMGDHGHKTGEMMLSYRFMTMDMRGLQSGTVPLKTADVLKDFMMVPTQMDMQMHMLGVMFAPHNSTTFMGMINYQQRNMEMESIQQHTHGEHREPVGHHEMSSVGIGDTKLEALITLWKTPDLTFLTNVGVSFRTGSIAQTGNGKQTLPYPMQLGSGSFEARPGITLFGFYNTWSYGGQLRGAFPLHTNSSEYRHGATFVVTAWGARRINNWISLSSRLLLSRQGNITGSNPDLNIGMSPSHRSDFRGHTRLDFAVSCNLTVPTGTFAGQRFAIEMQMPLYQNLNGIQLKSKWLLTLGWQYAFKVL; from the coding sequence TTGAAAAGTCAGGCAACATTTTTAACAAACGCCCTGCTTATATTCACTTTTGTGGCACTTACTTATGGAGACACGCCCAAGCAGATTCGACCCGATAGCCACGCCCCAATTGGTGTGATGGGCGACCATGGACACAAAACTGGCGAAATGATGCTCTCGTACCGTTTCATGACAATGGACATGCGGGGCTTACAATCTGGAACTGTCCCCCTCAAAACCGCAGATGTCCTGAAAGATTTTATGATGGTACCAACACAAATGGATATGCAGATGCATATGCTCGGCGTAATGTTCGCGCCACACAACAGTACCACATTTATGGGAATGATAAACTACCAACAACGTAACATGGAAATGGAGAGCATCCAGCAACACACACATGGCGAGCATAGAGAACCCGTTGGACATCATGAAATGTCCAGTGTAGGCATCGGCGATACCAAATTAGAGGCACTTATTACGCTCTGGAAAACACCAGATTTGACGTTCCTTACCAACGTTGGTGTATCATTCCGAACCGGTTCCATCGCACAAACGGGAAATGGTAAACAAACCCTACCGTATCCTATGCAACTTGGGAGCGGTTCTTTTGAAGCACGCCCAGGTATTACGCTCTTTGGATTTTACAACACCTGGTCCTATGGTGGGCAATTGCGAGGCGCATTCCCTTTGCACACCAATTCCAGCGAGTACCGACATGGTGCCACCTTCGTTGTCACAGCATGGGGTGCGCGACGGATCAACAATTGGATTAGCCTCAGTAGCAGATTACTATTGTCACGACAAGGAAATATCACCGGAAGCAACCCAGATTTAAATATAGGCATGAGCCCCAGTCACCGCTCCGACTTTCGCGGGCACACGCGACTTGATTTCGCGGTCTCCTGCAATCTCACCGTTCCGACAGGCACTTTTGCTGGGCAAAGATTTGCCATTGAGATGCAGATGCCCCTCTATCAAAACTTAAACGGAATTCAGCTCAAGAGTAAATGGCTACTCACCCTCGGTTGGCAATACGCCTTTAAGGTCTTATAG
- a CDS encoding tetratricopeptide repeat protein: MKLQSTVVLNFLEKGLVLVGAVALCAFLSCALSVKQKTEQLEKTTTRPNLEQQIAQIGKDATVILVGKAADETGGYGSGFFIRRDLIVTNIHVLAGIHGKSYNWRVNLINQPTQYTIKGVMASDPKRDLVILKVEGEEVEALPLGDSEMVKPGDRVIVVGTHKGAEGKIKNGTISRTTADFYRIKALLLPGYSGGPVLNDKGEVIAISMEGGERRSSGAVVPSNHIKVLLDDIPVQAKPLEKWQAEPLIHAYAYANQGDKKREFDDDYKGAIEAYDTAIHLNPDFANVYLKRGLVKSDLGNYKGAIEDYNTVIRLGRDYSDVYSSRGVAKKGLGDYKGAIKDYDTAIRLEPDYADAYVNRGLARKDLRDYKGAIEDCDTAIRLKPEDTIVLATAYGIRADAESSLGNTKRAIEDYDEAIRLKPGNIILATIYVKRADAKSDVGDAKGAIEDYDEAIRLKPRNAILAAAYVNRGLRKTELRDRKGAIEDYDEAIRLKPGNAILATAYVNRADAKLHLDDYKGAIEDYDEAIRLNPQNTLLVVYVYRRRSSAKLRLSNNKGAIEDYNTLIRLKPTDAVAYVNRGLAKLRLGDSKGAIEDCDMAIRLGPKDTVLAVVYVNRADARFNLGDDKGAIEDCDTAIRLNPDLAEAYETRGDAKSNLGNNNGAIEDYDKVVHLKPDYAKAYYKRGRSKVEMGDVLKAKSDFQAALKLAEQEGAKSLKTEIEEALRLLE; encoded by the coding sequence GTGAAATTGCAATCAACTGTCGTATTAAATTTCTTGGAAAAAGGATTAGTGTTAGTTGGAGCCGTTGCCCTATGTGCTTTCTTATCTTGTGCTTTGAGCGTCAAGCAAAAAACTGAACAACTCGAAAAAACCACTACGCGCCCGAATCTCGAACAACAAATTGCGCAAATCGGGAAAGATGCCACAGTAATCTTGGTTGGTAAAGCTGCTGATGAAACAGGAGGTTACGGTAGTGGTTTCTTTATTCGGCGTGATTTGATTGTTACCAATATTCACGTCCTTGCTGGCATCCATGGGAAATCCTATAACTGGCGTGTAAACCTAATTAATCAACCGACACAATATACTATCAAAGGGGTCATGGCGAGTGATCCGAAACGCGATTTGGTTATCTTAAAAGTTGAAGGTGAAGAAGTAGAAGCCCTGCCTCTTGGTGATAGTGAAATGGTAAAACCTGGTGACAGAGTTATTGTTGTAGGGACCCATAAGGGAGCAGAAGGCAAAATCAAGAATGGTACAATAAGCCGAACTACTGCCGATTTCTATCGGATAAAAGCCTTACTGCTTCCAGGATATAGTGGTGGTCCGGTGCTAAACGACAAAGGAGAGGTGATAGCGATTTCTATGGAAGGTGGGGAAAGGAGAAGTTCGGGAGCTGTTGTTCCTTCAAATCATATCAAGGTGTTGCTTGATGATATACCGGTACAAGCGAAACCTTTGGAAAAATGGCAAGCGGAGCCTCTTATACACGCCTATGCTTATGCCAATCAAGGTGATAAAAAAAGAGAATTTGATGACGATTATAAGGGGGCTATTGAAGCCTATGATACAGCTATCCATCTAAACCCCGATTTTGCCAATGTTTATCTCAAAAGGGGACTTGTAAAATCAGACTTGGGGAATTATAAGGGGGCTATTGAAGATTATAATACTGTCATTCGCCTCGGCAGGGATTATTCGGATGTCTATTCCAGTCGGGGTGTTGCGAAGAAAGGATTAGGCGACTATAAAGGTGCTATCAAAGATTATGATACAGCAATTCGTCTTGAACCAGATTACGCCGATGCTTATGTCAATAGGGGGCTTGCAAGGAAAGATTTACGGGACTATAAAGGAGCGATTGAAGACTGTGACACGGCGATTCGCCTAAAGCCGGAAGATACTATTGTTCTTGCCACTGCCTACGGTATTCGTGCTGACGCAGAATCTAGCTTAGGAAATACTAAGCGGGCGATTGAGGACTATGACGAAGCGATTCGTTTAAAACCGGGAAATATTATTCTTGCCACTATCTACGTCAAGCGTGCTGACGCGAAGTCAGACGTAGGCGACGCGAAAGGTGCTATTGAAGACTATGACGAAGCGATTCGTTTAAAACCGAGAAATGCTATTCTTGCTGCTGCATACGTCAACCGCGGTCTAAGAAAAACAGAATTAAGAGACAGGAAGGGTGCTATTGAAGATTATGATGAAGCGATTCGTTTAAAACCGGGAAATGCTATTCTTGCCACCGCATATGTCAATCGTGCCGATGCGAAATTGCACTTAGACGACTATAAAGGTGCTATTGAAGACTATGATGAAGCGATTCGCCTTAATCCCCAGAATACTCTTTTGGTTGTTTACGTCTACCGCAGGCGATCCTCCGCGAAGTTACGCCTAAGCAATAATAAGGGTGCTATTGAAGATTACAATACTCTTATTCGGCTTAAACCGACAGATGCCGTTGCCTATGTCAATCGTGGACTTGCGAAATTACGTTTAGGTGATAGCAAAGGAGCGATTGAAGACTGTGATATGGCAATTCGTCTTGGTCCGAAAGATACTGTTCTTGCCGTTGTCTATGTCAATCGTGCTGATGCGAGGTTCAATCTGGGTGACGATAAAGGTGCTATTGAGGATTGTGATACGGCGATTCGTCTGAATCCTGATCTTGCTGAAGCCTACGAAACTCGGGGAGACGCGAAGTCAAACCTCGGGAATAACAACGGTGCGATTGAAGACTATGATAAGGTTGTCCACCTAAAACCGGATTACGCCAAAGCCTACTATAAACGCGGACGCTCAAAGGTTGAAATGGGCGATGTTTTAAAAGCAAAATCGGATTTCCAAGCTGCCCTAAAACTTGCAGAGCAGGAGGGGGCCAAATCGCTCAAAACCGAGATTGAAGAAGCTCTTCGCCTTTTAGAATAG
- a CDS encoding LamG domain-containing protein: protein MFYELTRLRVGKLSMVFVVVAMVIAFAVSTHADLKDPTLSVYYNFDENGDTVKDGSIHGNDGIIEGKVKREDGVFGKAVVLEPNTWVNLNGPEFENAPVDGFTLAVWVNHNDSPEPQSIFDAIGTDHGSGLFHVEIRPAGFRWFHRDGAQAEIFNINPGPVIDGGEWVHFTGTYDSKSGDTKTYVDGKMTHEAKGKGELSDNWGVSAAIGHHKNGRWFDGLMDEFYIFGRALSKDEIKEVMDGEFLSVEPADKLTTTWGSIKSRR from the coding sequence ATGTTCTACGAGTTAACACGTCTACGTGTCGGGAAGTTGTCGATGGTCTTCGTCGTTGTGGCAATGGTAATCGCCTTTGCTGTTTCAACACACGCTGACCTCAAGGACCCGACACTGTCTGTCTACTATAATTTCGACGAGAATGGAGATACCGTCAAAGACGGTTCCATTCATGGGAACGATGGGATAATTGAAGGGAAAGTTAAACGAGAAGATGGTGTTTTCGGTAAAGCCGTCGTTTTAGAGCCAAATACATGGGTGAACTTGAACGGACCGGAATTTGAAAACGCGCCCGTTGACGGTTTCACCCTTGCTGTCTGGGTCAATCATAACGATTCACCCGAACCACAGAGCATCTTTGACGCGATTGGCACTGATCACGGGAGCGGTCTCTTCCACGTGGAAATCCGTCCTGCTGGCTTCAGATGGTTCCATCGAGATGGTGCCCAAGCAGAAATTTTCAATATCAACCCCGGTCCTGTTATCGACGGTGGAGAGTGGGTGCATTTCACTGGCACCTACGATAGCAAGAGCGGTGACACGAAAACCTACGTCGATGGGAAGATGACACACGAGGCGAAAGGTAAAGGCGAACTTTCAGATAACTGGGGCGTCTCAGCTGCGATCGGACACCATAAGAATGGTCGCTGGTTTGATGGGCTGATGGATGAGTTCTATATTTTCGGCCGTGCGTTATCCAAAGATGAGATTAAAGAGGTGATGGATGGCGAATTTCTGTCAGTAGAACCGGCAGATAAGCTCACCACAACCTGGGGCAGCATTAAATCAAGACGCTAA
- a CDS encoding sugar phosphate isomerase/epimerase, translating to MKLSCLPVSLYNDIFTGNSTVADWIQFGAELGLDAVDFSIKFFPKRDAETIKQTRAVLENHNITPCMLACYSDFTHPDPAQRAQELTDLKADIALAKALGAEFIRVTAGQDHPGTQRTAGVQWVTDGFRRALDAAEKHGITLAYENHTKGAPWDYWDFSQPTEIFLEILDALSDTPLGVCFDTANPLVLSEDVLALLEQVVHRIVVVHIFDLREVGVFEPVRVGTGASPIPQVFSRMRQAGYDGWLSIEEASRSGREGFTESIAFVQQTWQHALAA from the coding sequence ATGAAACTAAGCTGCCTTCCCGTTTCACTTTACAACGACATCTTCACAGGAAATAGTACTGTCGCCGATTGGATTCAATTCGGTGCCGAATTAGGGTTAGACGCTGTCGATTTCAGTATTAAATTCTTCCCAAAGCGCGACGCGGAAACGATAAAACAGACGCGCGCCGTCCTTGAAAATCACAATATAACCCCGTGTATGCTTGCCTGCTATTCTGACTTCACGCATCCCGACCCCGCACAACGCGCACAAGAACTAACAGATTTGAAGGCTGACATCGCACTCGCGAAAGCATTGGGAGCGGAATTTATTCGTGTGACGGCAGGGCAAGACCATCCCGGCACCCAACGCACGGCAGGCGTGCAATGGGTAACAGATGGATTTCGACGCGCGCTTGACGCAGCGGAGAAACACGGCATCACGCTCGCTTATGAGAACCATACGAAAGGCGCGCCCTGGGACTACTGGGACTTCTCACAACCGACAGAAATATTCTTGGAAATCTTAGATGCGCTCTCCGACACGCCGCTCGGGGTCTGCTTTGACACCGCGAACCCGCTTGTTCTCAGTGAAGATGTTCTCGCACTTCTGGAGCAGGTTGTCCACCGCATTGTTGTCGTCCATATTTTCGATCTGCGTGAAGTCGGTGTATTTGAACCTGTCCGCGTCGGTACGGGGGCATCACCCATTCCGCAAGTCTTCTCTCGCATGAGACAAGCAGGCTATGATGGCTGGCTCAGTATCGAGGAAGCCAGCCGTTCAGGACGGGAAGGCTTCACAGAATCCATCGCGTTCGTTCAGCAAACCTGGCAACACGCGTTAGCCGCGTGA
- a CDS encoding phytanoyl-CoA dioxygenase family protein, whose product MNQHDFTVTDSEISFFETFGYLSFPQLMADRITAIQDAFEAVWEERGGGHDGKPHEGTARSCIVPFIDQSEELSSLLDDPRILAIAKALLGDDFNYMGSDGNFYVGDTGWHSDGGHKLEDPRHIKIAFYLDPLTRDTGALRVIPGSHLFGDNYADALAQRVGKSQELWEMHGKDVPATVFETTPGDLVLFNHNTKHAAFGGGARRRMFTMNLCQRYPDEKLDALQAYIAGSARFWIDRKYGEKMIRTATPERWIHLEQVRANDGHLAELSRQAQERMSEPSRG is encoded by the coding sequence ATGAATCAGCATGATTTCACCGTCACCGATTCAGAGATTAGTTTTTTCGAGACGTTCGGTTATCTCAGTTTTCCGCAACTGATGGCGGACCGGATTACGGCGATCCAAGACGCTTTTGAAGCCGTCTGGGAGGAAAGAGGCGGCGGACATGACGGTAAACCGCACGAAGGTACTGCACGTTCCTGTATTGTCCCGTTCATCGATCAGAGTGAAGAGTTGTCATCACTATTGGATGACCCGCGGATTTTGGCGATTGCAAAAGCACTCCTCGGTGATGATTTCAACTACATGGGCAGCGATGGCAATTTCTACGTCGGTGATACCGGGTGGCATTCGGATGGTGGACATAAGTTAGAAGATCCGAGGCATATTAAGATTGCGTTTTATCTGGATCCGTTGACTCGCGATACCGGCGCGCTCCGCGTCATTCCAGGGAGCCACCTCTTCGGCGATAATTATGCCGATGCCCTGGCTCAACGAGTTGGTAAGAGCCAAGAGTTGTGGGAGATGCATGGGAAAGATGTTCCTGCAACAGTCTTTGAGACGACGCCCGGCGATCTGGTGCTGTTTAACCATAATACGAAGCATGCTGCTTTCGGCGGAGGCGCACGTCGGCGGATGTTTACGATGAATCTCTGTCAACGCTATCCTGATGAGAAATTAGATGCGCTACAGGCATATATCGCCGGATCTGCGCGCTTCTGGATTGACCGGAAATATGGTGAGAAGATGATACGCACGGCGACACCAGAGCGGTGGATACATCTTGAACAGGTTAGAGCAAATGACGGGCATTTGGCGGAACTCTCACGCCAAGCACAAGAGCGGATGAGTGAACCCTCACGCGGCTAA
- a CDS encoding ABC transporter permease — translation MATKVNTFPAYFLLFKVTLRQMFWSRRTVLILLGCALSLFIALIFRFAVGGRVSINRFIPQMTLILYGLLVNLCAIFYGTAIISDEIDGKGLTYLQMRPLRKSTILLSKFAAYLVGTLAIIACSHLILTGIVATHPKLDKNVVYHIGMSLRYTASMALSLLTYGALAAALAAKFKYPVLWGLLFVLGWERITAAPFLQAGIKRLSISHYLFTVFPHYKLSRSLTTDLLGTSPVPAWVALLVIFLLTVGLLWLAIRIFREREYLM, via the coding sequence ATGGCAACCAAAGTAAACACATTCCCTGCTTACTTTTTACTTTTCAAAGTGACATTGCGCCAGATGTTCTGGAGTCGGCGAACTGTGCTGATTTTGCTCGGGTGCGCGTTATCGCTTTTTATCGCTCTCATATTCCGGTTTGCAGTGGGAGGCAGGGTAAGCATCAACAGGTTCATACCACAGATGACGCTAATCCTGTATGGACTTTTGGTGAACTTATGCGCAATTTTCTATGGGACCGCAATCATCTCTGACGAAATTGACGGTAAAGGGTTAACCTATCTTCAGATGCGACCGCTCCGCAAATCGACAATCCTACTCAGTAAGTTTGCTGCCTATCTCGTTGGCACCCTCGCCATCATAGCCTGCTCCCATCTGATTTTAACCGGTATTGTCGCAACACACCCAAAACTTGATAAAAATGTGGTGTATCATATAGGTATGAGTCTGCGCTATACCGCATCAATGGCATTGTCATTGTTAACGTATGGAGCACTCGCCGCTGCATTAGCAGCGAAGTTCAAGTATCCTGTTCTATGGGGGTTGTTGTTTGTGTTGGGATGGGAACGTATAACCGCAGCACCATTCCTACAGGCGGGAATCAAGAGGCTCTCTATATCACACTACCTTTTCACTGTATTCCCGCATTACAAGCTGTCTCGAAGCCTAACAACTGACCTTCTTGGAACATCGCCAGTGCCAGCGTGGGTAGCACTCCTCGTAATTTTCCTGCTAACAGTAGGTTTGCTGTGGCTCGCTATCCGAATTTTTCGAGAACGAGAATACCTGATGTGA
- a CDS encoding acetate/propionate family kinase, with translation MHILCANVGSTSFKYQIIDMETTTSLVKGGVERIGNSPSAFTHAVPGKPAREGEIDAPTHTAAIAHAMELITDAEVGCFEDLGQLDGVGFKTILAKGYWRSARITDDVIAALEASTPLAPMHNPAYIASIRAFQELLPLTPLVAVFETWFHQTIPDYAAEFGVPRFWVEQHDIRRYGYHGASHRYISERVPQLLGRESGQGLRIISCHLGGSSSLCAIKDGESIDTSMGTSTQYGMIQSTRCGELDAFAVLYMLDKEGYSTDEIRRQLIEDSGLKGISGTSGDMRDVEAAIAAGDDNARLALDTYVYGVKKYIGAYIAALGGVDVIAFAGGIGEKSATTRAKICEGLEWCGIHLDAVKNEQATGETDLSADKSRAKILVVSTNEELIVSRETARVLKAGN, from the coding sequence ATGCATATCCTCTGTGCCAACGTAGGTAGTACCTCGTTCAAATACCAAATTATTGATATGGAAACCACGACCTCTCTCGTCAAGGGAGGTGTGGAACGTATCGGTAATTCGCCGTCTGCCTTTACGCATGCCGTACCGGGGAAACCTGCGCGCGAAGGCGAAATTGATGCCCCAACACATACGGCAGCAATCGCGCACGCAATGGAACTGATTACCGATGCCGAAGTCGGTTGCTTTGAAGACTTAGGACAGTTGGACGGGGTTGGATTCAAAACTATTCTCGCCAAAGGCTATTGGCGTTCGGCACGGATTACTGATGATGTGATCGCTGCGCTGGAGGCATCCACGCCGCTCGCCCCGATGCATAATCCTGCCTATATTGCCTCCATCCGCGCCTTTCAGGAGCTGCTGCCATTGACACCCCTCGTTGCAGTCTTTGAGACGTGGTTCCATCAGACGATTCCCGATTACGCCGCTGAATTCGGAGTGCCTCGCTTCTGGGTAGAACAACACGACATTCGTCGCTACGGCTACCACGGCGCGTCCCACCGATATATCTCTGAACGCGTGCCGCAATTGCTCGGACGAGAATCGGGACAAGGGCTGCGTATTATCTCGTGCCACCTCGGTGGGAGTTCTTCTCTCTGCGCCATCAAAGATGGTGAGTCTATTGATACATCGATGGGAACGTCTACGCAATACGGAATGATTCAGTCTACCCGTTGTGGCGAGTTAGATGCATTTGCCGTGTTGTATATGCTCGATAAAGAGGGATACTCTACGGATGAGATTCGTCGTCAGCTGATTGAAGATTCGGGGTTGAAGGGCATCTCTGGCACGAGTGGCGATATGCGCGATGTAGAGGCAGCGATCGCCGCAGGCGATGATAATGCGCGTTTGGCACTGGATACTTACGTTTATGGCGTGAAGAAGTATATTGGCGCGTATATCGCCGCGCTGGGTGGTGTAGATGTGATCGCTTTTGCGGGGGGTATCGGGGAGAAAAGTGCTACAACTCGCGCGAAGATTTGCGAAGGACTTGAGTGGTGCGGTATTCATTTGGATGCCGTGAAAAATGAACAAGCGACGGGTGAGACAGACCTCTCAGCAGATAAGAGTCGTGCTAAGATTCTGGTTGTCTCTACGAATGAAGAATTAATTGTGTCGCGTGAAACTGCAAGGGTTCTCAAAGCGGGTAATTGA